The sequence AGACCTGTTacgtaggggtgtaagaaaatatcggttccgtaacatatcgtgatatttcatttcatgatactgtatcaatattaaaacgTACAACATCGAtatgtttaggtatttatttaaatgggtattttgctctgttgtttgtactaaaaaggtagtattgtgatattgcacattatgcatgtagttttttttttttttcaaatgtataacactgttttgttaaataatagttttttcaatcatcctaaaagagCTTtgtactgtctgaaagaggcagatgttagttcctttgttgggatcgcacaaaaatgttatgatgttggatgattcagtgaTTGAACATTATACATTCATTTCACAACTAATAgcatatgaacatttgagcagaatcttaaactgtaatgtctgtaaacatcattttatttatttattattatgtaaaacaaaataaaatttttactgaggaaaattttgtgatataggatTAAATCTTGTTCTGATGaaataaaactgtgtttagtagttgtgcatatttctggtattattaaatttttccaggagataatatcttagaagaagaaacaaaacaaaaaaaaatattgccttgttaacagtattgtgatatatcgcgatatatcataccGTGgccctaatattgtgatttgtatagtattgccagattcttgccaatacacacccctactgttACGTCATCAACaatcatcgatgctgctatagaCAGATGCAACTACTTTGTTTgcgaaagaattccccatgccgtcagcagctgtaaccatctctgttgtaggggctttgggcatctttctGCGGCAATCAACCACAAACCGCGGAAAATGCGATCTATaatacattgaaacagcattaaacggatGACTAAATGAttaagaaaatacgtacatttgtgtgtttctttcgtcacgcTGTtgtacttttttgctgtgtttacctccatcttactGATTATTCAAACAGAATTGTGGGAGATTTCTTATACctctccgtttgtagtgtggtcctgaaagaTCTCTCTTAGCCCTTCCCCTTCGACTCTTCAAGAATCGGTAACACCCCTACAGattggaggggtaggggtaagggggagggccaagacgtgaaatgggattgggctcaggtctttcctttccttccctcaCACCTTAATCCATGCTTTATTTCAGTCTCAGCTCCTCTGGCAGACGTGGAGTCTCGTCTTGGCCGCTGTTGACGATGGAGACGAGGAAGAAAACAGCAGCGATGAGTGAGGAGACGAGTGTCGGGTTGAAGAAGACGACTGTGCAAACTTGGACTTTGCCGCCGCAGCTAACAGCGTGGAAGATGAGGACACTGAGAACGATGAAGGTGCCAGCGCCGAAGGCCTGCCGTCCGGTTCTCGTAGCATTTGGCAGCTCAGTCCGTTTCCACACGGGCAGCGTTGGAACAGCTCCAGGCCGTGGTGTCCCTTCCGTCGGTGCCGTGTGCAAACTTGTCCCTCCTGCAACACCGGCTTACAGATGCGAGTCCAGAAGTGACGAGCACAGCACAGGCTTTCAGAACAGTCTGAGGAGCGAAGGCAGGGGTCGCCCACCTGacctggaaacacacaaacacagtgaagTGAGGGGGCGGcagtggctcaggaggtagaggggGTCAgccagtaactgaagggttggcggtttgaatcctgctttGTCCTAGTcaagtgctgttgtgtccttgtatgaatgcatatgaatgtttttcggtggtcggaggggccgtttggcgtgaattggcagccatgcttccatcagcagtggcgtgagtgaataaataatggatcaataatgtaaagtgctttaggtgccttgaaaagcaccaaagaaatctaatccattattattattattattattattattattattattattattattaacattgaGTCAGCCAATGAAAAGAACTGATGTCAGAGCAAAAGGACCAATCACAACTCAAAACATAGCtatcattgagcctgtttacatgaccataaaagaccgataactgggagtaatcggataataataatcagatctgatgagTTTATGTGCATTTAAGAACAGGCTTCAAataggtgcttgaaatccttgaaaatgcttccatttcaatgttgtgtttacaaggtctgaaaagtgtttGAAACTTAGTTTTAGTGCTTGAAATTataactgtgatgtgatttatttatttctaatattaaCTCAaaccaaagcgacttacagagaggtgatacattttgaaaaatacaactttatgtcaaaaataaaatTACCAGGCGTTCACAGGTCGACACCAgggacatttttatcttaatctttgtctcggtgcaagagtgtctgaagaatgccaagtggcttccctttttttggataaaactttgtgttctcctttaatttctaaactttttgctattatgaaacataattttagatgtttataccataatacaatgtacatcattgtgataaaaagtggaaaaaaataatcctgagcatatgtattcctgtagatatgtatctGACCCCAGCGAtaaggaaaaaactgaaaatgaccctgaaaagtgcttgaattttaccttgaaaaatgtgtacgaaccctgtaagaaataatcaataaaccctggtttagacgtttctgTCCATTATGAGATTTCTTTTGTAGTAcgtacgtacatagtgatggtaggaTCAAACTTCCTGCTGTTGTCTTCCACTCACATTTGACTATGTAGCTTCTCTgcgattttaattgtttttatacatgtgcagatgtaaaagaacaaaataaatgagattaacctgtatacatgcaggaagacatcagagtattgaggataaatccaggtgtgtttatctgatttctcataatcagattactgctgttatctattaaaacaaatcagattatactgtttacatagtCACTTGAatgatctgataactccagaattCGGATATTGATCGGAGTATTAGTGTTCCTGTATCAATGTTCATACTCAACCTTAAACAAATTATGACCTCAAACCAAAAAAAGCATGTTTTCAATTGAATTTACAGCGATTAAACTGGTTCTCAATATTTATAATGATATTAAAACTGTTGAAAATGCTGAAACAGATGGTCACCTTTTCCAGAGGGCGTTTTGATGTCCATCCtgtccctcctcctccaccctttCTTCCTTGCTATTGGACTCATTCCTCCATCTGAGTCCGGGATCTGCTGAGACACAAAAGTGTCCATGTCAGgcacacacacatctgaggaGGAAACAGAAAAGTACAGTTAAGATCAAACCATACTTATCCATCTAACTATTTTAATGTTGGTGAATATTTGACCTTTAGTGTCCACATAATGTCTTTAAATGAAAACTCAAAACGAGAGattagtcacacacacacacaaaaaccttacagaaaacacataaaataataacTACTCAGAGATGAAACTGAAGGAACACGACATATATATGAGCTCACTCTTGCTGCAATGGTTGCCCGGACAACACATGCcatccctgagacagcgcctttTCCTCTTCCGGCATGTCTTACAACGGGAGTGGGCGGGGCCTTTGGAGGGGGCGTGGCAGTAGCTTCCCTCCCTGCACTCCAGGTCGCTCATGCACTGATAAAGCTGCAGAAAGACAGATGGTAGAATACTAGTAGGACATCAACTCTAGAAACATTATAGCATCTATTCATAGCATAACATCTATTCATACATTATAACACCTATTTGCAACATTATAACATGTCTTTAAAACATTATAACATTTATTCATACCATTATAACATCTGTTCATAACATTATAACATCTATTCATAACATTATAACATCTATTCATAACATTATAACATCTATTCATAACATTATAACATCTCTTCATAACATTGTAACATCTATTAATAACATTGTAACATTGATTCATAAAATCGTAACATCTCTTCATAACATTGTAACATCTATTAATAACATTGTAACATCTAttcacaagtggtgccaggtacaccaaaccccgcccctcttattattttggcatggatccagctgatgtcatcatgtctatgcatgtgctgatgtcagtatatcaactgcctctatatatgtgccacgtttgaagtaaattgaaacaaaattgatgtttttatagacattagaattttcacccattgtaagtaaatgggacaggaaaaaagactttaaaaattcatttttaaaaaattgaactttgacctacttttcccaaaatgtaaccacatctattgtggctcactggcaatctagaaacccaatttggtatgaattcaacaaattgttttcctgctacagatatgtgaattttcgcccagtataagtaaaggggggaaaaaaatgaaaaaaaatgaattaaaaaatttaacttcgtcctactgttcccaaaatgtaatcagatctattctgggtcactggtaatctataaacccagtttggtatgaactgaagcaaaagttttgctgctggagtgttaacaatcaaGATTTATAagtctattgtataaatgtaatgAATGTCAGATGGTAGAGAATGGAtggatttataaatgtacataaaccaatattttggtgtgtatgtgtgtaataacATGTTTTCACAtgtattgaaaacatcagctaaccacttttgtcatttgttttccaattcatcttattcaaGCATGTAAGATTTAGAACATTTAGTCTCTGAGGCAGATaactgctgaaaaaaaagattttactcCCAGATTGTGTGTGTGGAGTGAAAAAGTAAAGGGGTCTAAACTCATGTCCAGGGGCTTCTGCTTTCATAATCCAACATAAATACCAACATGAAAGACAGAAATTTAAAAACACTTAAAGCAAAGAATTTCAacacttctacttttaccagagtATTTGCTTCACATTAATATATATTTCTTGAGCACAAAATGTGTACTTTTTTAGTCATTAATGGGTTAAGAGAATATTTCATACAATATTACATACTCCAGCTAGTTACTACAGCTTAGTGTTAAAGACCTGATATCAGATCTGAAACTGCAGTGGAAACTTGTCAGACTCAGAGGCAGTGAGCAGGTCAGACCTCTGTCCTttctaaaaacacactttactCCTCCTAAatggacacacactcacactaacagacacacactcacactaacagacacacacacacactcacactaacacactaacagacacacacacacactcacactaacagacacacacacacacacactcacactaacagacacacactcacactaacaGACACTcactaacagacacacacactcacgctaacagacacacacactcacactaacagacacacacacacacacacacacacacacacacacacacacactcacactaacagacacacacactcacactaacaGACACTCAcactaacagacacacacacacactcacactaacagacacacacactcacactaacaCTCAcactaacagacacacacacacactcacactaacagacacacacactcacactaacaCTCAcgctaacagacacacacactcacactaacagacacacacacacacacacacacacactcacactaacagacacacacactcacactaacaCTCAcactaacagacacacacacacacacacacacacacacacacacacacacacacacacacacacacactaacagacacacactcaccgTCAGGTCCAGGCTCGGCTCCCACGTGCTCCTGTTGACCGTCGGCGCGTGCTTGTCTCTCAGAATCACCGTCCTGACAGAGTTCAGGCGGACACGCGCACCTGCTCCGGCGCGGGAACACGCCAATAGTAGAAGCGCGAGAGCCACCGT comes from Sphaeramia orbicularis chromosome 18, fSphaOr1.1, whole genome shotgun sequence and encodes:
- the LOC115438645 gene encoding dickkopf-related protein 2-like, which encodes MELLTVALALLLLACSRAGAGARVRLNSVRTVILRDKHAPTVNRSTWEPSLDLTLYQCMSDLECREGSYCHAPSKGPAHSRCKTCRKRKRRCLRDGMCCPGNHCSKNVCVPDMDTFVSQQIPDSDGGMSPIARKKGWRRRDRMDIKTPSGKGQVGDPCLRSSDCSESLCCARHFWTRICKPVLQEGQVCTRHRRKGHHGLELFQRCPCGNGLSCQMLREPDGRPSALAPSSFSVSSSSTLLAAAAKSKFAQSSSSTRHSSPHSSLLFSSSSPSSTAAKTRLHVCQRS